A window from Bosea sp. ANAM02 encodes these proteins:
- a CDS encoding Lrp/AsnC family transcriptional regulator produces MRPKLDDIDLRILRELQADGRMTNVELASRVGISPPPCLRRVRALEEAGLIRGYHADLDERKLGFDVVCFAFVHLASQAEADLVAFQERIRNWPTVRECWTLSGDIDFSLKCVTPDLKAFQDFVAELTAMPNVRNVRTALALDRVKNEPIVPFG; encoded by the coding sequence TTGCGCCCCAAACTCGATGATATCGACCTGCGCATCCTGCGCGAGCTCCAGGCCGATGGGCGCATGACCAATGTCGAGCTCGCCAGCCGCGTCGGCATTTCGCCGCCGCCCTGCCTCAGGCGCGTGCGCGCGCTGGAGGAGGCCGGGCTGATCCGCGGCTACCACGCCGATCTCGACGAGCGGAAGCTGGGCTTCGATGTCGTCTGCTTCGCCTTCGTGCATCTGGCGAGCCAGGCCGAGGCCGATCTCGTCGCCTTCCAGGAACGCATCCGGAACTGGCCGACCGTGCGCGAGTGCTGGACACTCTCGGGCGATATCGACTTTTCCCTGAAATGCGTCACGCCGGACCTGAAGGCCTTTCAGGATTTCGTCGCGGAACTGACGGCGATGCCGAATGTGCGCAATGTCCGGACCGCGCTCGCCCTCGACCGGGTCAAGAACGAGCCGATCGTTCCCTTCGGCTGA
- a CDS encoding MarC family protein, producing MERWLTEFVKLWVVIDPIGTLPVFLAVTAGLSAAAARRIALQGSLVAFLVLLFFVLLGQVLLTAMDIELSSFQIAGNIVLFLFALTMIFGESKLEEDQKLLRSSDLEKAVYPLAIPSIASPGAMLTVMTVTDNSKFSLAEQAETILQIAIIFAIMLGLLFSASRIIAVIGNAGASVISRVMGLILASVAVDGIIKAMRVVLAG from the coding sequence GTGGAACGCTGGCTGACCGAATTCGTGAAGCTCTGGGTCGTGATCGACCCGATCGGGACGCTGCCGGTCTTCCTGGCGGTGACGGCCGGTTTAAGCGCGGCGGCGGCGCGGCGCATCGCGCTGCAGGGCTCGCTCGTCGCGTTCCTCGTGCTGCTGTTCTTCGTGCTGCTGGGGCAGGTTCTGCTGACGGCGATGGATATCGAGCTGAGCTCGTTCCAGATCGCCGGCAATATCGTGCTGTTCCTGTTCGCGCTGACGATGATCTTCGGCGAATCGAAGCTGGAGGAGGACCAGAAGCTGCTGCGCTCCTCCGATCTCGAAAAGGCGGTCTATCCGCTGGCGATCCCGAGCATCGCCAGCCCCGGTGCGATGCTGACGGTGATGACGGTCACCGACAATTCGAAGTTCAGCCTCGCCGAGCAGGCGGAGACGATCCTTCAGATCGCGATCATCTTCGCGATCATGCTGGGACTTCTGTTCAGCGCTTCGCGGATCATTGCGGTGATCGGCAATGCCGGGGCGAGCGTGATCAGCCGCGTGATGGGGCTGATCCTGGCGAGCGTCGCCGTGGACGGGATCATCAAGGCGATGCGGGTCGTGCTGGCGGGGTAG
- the greA gene encoding transcription elongation factor GreA has translation MEKVPMTAGGFAALEAELKDRQQVQRQRIITAIAEARALGDLSENAEYHAAKEAQSLNEGRIMELESLIGRADIIDIAKLAGGDTIKFGATVKLIDDDTEEEKSYQIVGEPESDVKSGKVSIGSPIARALIGKKVGDSVQVNTPGGGKSYEVVSVVFR, from the coding sequence ATGGAAAAGGTTCCGATGACCGCGGGCGGCTTCGCCGCCCTGGAGGCCGAGCTGAAGGACCGTCAGCAGGTCCAGCGTCAGCGCATCATCACCGCGATCGCCGAGGCGCGCGCGCTGGGTGACCTTTCCGAGAACGCGGAATACCACGCGGCCAAGGAAGCGCAGTCGCTCAACGAGGGCCGGATCATGGAACTCGAATCGCTGATCGGCCGCGCCGACATCATCGACATCGCCAAGCTCGCCGGCGGGGACACAATCAAGTTCGGCGCCACCGTCAAGCTGATCGACGACGATACCGAGGAAGAGAAGAGCTACCAGATCGTCGGCGAGCCGGAATCGGACGTGAAGTCCGGCAAGGTTTCGATCGGCTCGCCGATCGCGCGCGCGCTGATCGGCAAGAAGGTCGGCGATTCCGTGCAGGTCAACACGCCCGGCGGCGGCAAGTCCTACGAGGTCGTCAGCGTCGTCTTCCGCTGA
- the carB gene encoding carbamoyl-phosphate synthase large subunit, with amino-acid sequence MPKRTDIKSILIIGAGPIIIGQACEFDYSGTQACKTLKAEGYRIILVNSNPATIMTDPDLADATYVEPITPEIVAKIIEKERPDALLPTMGGQTALNCALSLKKMGVLEKFGVEMIGATAEAIDKAEDRELFREAMTKIGLDTPRSHHIKTLGQALDALEDIGLPAIIRPSFTMGGTGGGIAYNKGEFIDIVERGIDASPTSEVLIEESVLGWKEYEMEVVRDKADNCIIVCSIENFDPMGVHTGDSITVAPALTLTDKEYQIMRDASLAVLREIGVETGGSNVQFAIDPATGRMIVIEMNPRVSRSSALASKATGFPIAKVAARLAVGYTLDEIENDITGGATPASFEPTIDYVVTKIPRFAFEKFPGSEPTLTTAMKSVGEAMAIGRTFQESLQKALRSLETGLDGLDEIEIEGFGQGDDRNAIKAAISTPTPDRILHVAQAMRAGFTDEEIHESCKIDPWFLAQMREIVETEEKIREIGLPTTPGAFRRIKAMGFSDKRLAAVSGKTEAEVRKARRALEVRPVYKRIDTCAAEFASPTAYMYSSYAMPFAGKLADEANPSDRRKVVILGGGPNRIGQGIEFDYCCCHACYALRDAGYETIMVNCNPETVSTDYDTSDRLYFEPLTAEDVLEILETEKQNGTLMGVIVQFGGQTPLKLANALEEAGIPILGTSPDMIDLAEDRDRFKRLLDKLHLKQPKNGIAYSVEQARIIAGELGLPFVVRPSYVLGGRAMAIIRDEIMFEDYLLGTLPSLIPSEVKAKYPNDKTGQINTVLGKNPLLFDRYLSDAIEVDVDCLCDGKDVFVAGIMEHIEEAGIHSGDSACSLPPRSLSPETIAELERQTRAMALALDVGGLMNVQYAIKDGDIYVLEVNPRASRTVPFVAKVIGEPIAKIAARVMAGEALAGFGLKPARLGHVGVKEAVFPFARFPGVDVLLGPEMRSTGEVIGLDRSFDTAFAKSQLGAGSKVPVKGTVFVSVRDEDKPRIVPAVRILADLGFRILATGGTLRHLQEEGISASKINKVLEGRPHVVDALKNSEIQLVFNTTEGPQALADSRALRRTALLHKVPYYTTLAGAIAAAEGIKAYCSGDLEVRSLQSYFERAA; translated from the coding sequence CCGCATCATCCTGGTCAACTCGAACCCGGCGACGATCATGACCGATCCGGACCTGGCCGACGCGACCTATGTCGAGCCGATCACGCCCGAGATCGTCGCCAAGATCATCGAGAAGGAGCGCCCCGACGCGCTCCTGCCGACCATGGGCGGCCAGACCGCGCTGAACTGCGCGCTCTCGCTCAAGAAGATGGGCGTGCTCGAAAAGTTCGGCGTCGAGATGATCGGCGCCACCGCCGAGGCGATCGACAAGGCGGAGGATCGCGAGCTCTTCCGCGAGGCGATGACCAAGATCGGCCTCGACACCCCGCGCTCCCACCACATCAAGACGCTCGGCCAGGCGCTCGACGCGCTTGAGGATATCGGCCTGCCCGCGATCATCCGCCCATCCTTCACCATGGGCGGCACCGGCGGCGGCATCGCCTACAACAAGGGCGAGTTCATCGACATCGTCGAGCGCGGCATCGACGCCTCCCCCACCAGCGAGGTCCTCATCGAGGAGAGCGTGCTCGGCTGGAAGGAATACGAGATGGAGGTCGTCCGCGATAAGGCCGACAACTGCATCATCGTCTGCTCGATCGAGAATTTCGATCCGATGGGTGTCCATACCGGTGATTCGATCACCGTCGCGCCGGCCCTGACGCTGACCGACAAGGAATACCAGATCATGCGCGACGCCTCGCTGGCGGTGCTGCGCGAGATCGGCGTCGAGACCGGCGGCTCGAACGTGCAGTTCGCGATCGATCCGGCGACCGGTCGCATGATCGTCATCGAGATGAACCCGCGTGTATCGAGGTCTTCCGCCCTGGCGTCCAAAGCCACCGGCTTCCCGATCGCCAAGGTCGCGGCGCGGCTTGCCGTCGGCTACACGCTGGACGAGATCGAGAACGACATCACCGGCGGCGCCACGCCTGCCTCCTTCGAGCCGACGATCGACTATGTCGTCACCAAGATCCCGCGCTTCGCCTTCGAGAAGTTCCCGGGCTCCGAGCCGACGCTGACCACCGCGATGAAGTCGGTCGGCGAGGCCATGGCGATCGGCCGCACCTTCCAGGAATCGCTGCAGAAGGCGCTGCGCTCGCTTGAGACCGGGCTCGACGGGCTCGACGAGATCGAGATCGAGGGCTTCGGCCAGGGCGACGACCGCAATGCCATCAAGGCGGCGATCTCGACCCCGACGCCGGACCGCATCCTCCATGTCGCCCAGGCGATGCGCGCCGGCTTCACGGATGAGGAAATCCACGAGAGCTGCAAGATCGACCCCTGGTTCCTCGCCCAGATGCGCGAGATCGTCGAGACCGAGGAGAAGATCCGCGAGATCGGCCTCCCGACCACGCCCGGAGCCTTCCGCCGGATCAAGGCGATGGGCTTCTCCGACAAGCGCCTCGCCGCCGTCTCGGGCAAGACCGAGGCCGAGGTCAGGAAGGCGCGCCGCGCGCTGGAGGTCCGCCCGGTCTACAAGCGCATCGATACCTGCGCGGCCGAGTTCGCCTCGCCGACCGCCTATATGTATTCGAGCTACGCCATGCCCTTCGCCGGCAAGCTGGCGGACGAGGCCAATCCGTCCGATCGCAGGAAGGTCGTGATCCTCGGCGGCGGGCCGAACCGCATCGGCCAGGGCATCGAATTCGACTATTGCTGCTGCCATGCCTGCTACGCGCTGCGCGACGCCGGCTACGAGACCATCATGGTCAACTGCAACCCGGAAACGGTTTCGACCGACTACGATACCTCCGACCGGCTCTATTTCGAGCCGCTGACGGCGGAAGACGTGCTCGAGATCCTCGAAACCGAGAAGCAGAACGGCACGCTGATGGGCGTGATCGTCCAGTTCGGCGGCCAGACCCCGCTGAAGCTGGCGAATGCGCTGGAAGAGGCCGGCATTCCGATCCTCGGCACCTCGCCCGACATGATCGACCTCGCCGAGGACCGCGACCGCTTCAAGCGCCTGCTCGACAAGCTGCACCTTAAGCAGCCGAAGAACGGCATCGCCTATTCCGTCGAGCAGGCCCGCATCATCGCCGGCGAGCTCGGCCTGCCCTTCGTCGTGCGCCCGTCCTACGTGCTTGGCGGCCGCGCCATGGCGATCATCCGCGACGAGATCATGTTCGAGGACTACCTGCTCGGCACCCTGCCCTCGCTGATCCCCTCCGAGGTCAAGGCGAAGTATCCGAACGACAAGACCGGCCAGATCAACACGGTGCTCGGCAAGAACCCGCTGCTGTTCGACCGCTACCTGTCGGACGCGATCGAGGTCGATGTCGACTGCCTCTGCGACGGCAAGGACGTCTTCGTCGCCGGCATCATGGAGCATATCGAGGAAGCCGGCATCCATTCCGGCGATTCGGCCTGCTCGCTGCCGCCGCGCTCGCTCTCGCCTGAGACGATCGCCGAGCTGGAGCGCCAGACCAGGGCGATGGCGCTGGCGCTCGATGTGGGCGGCCTGATGAACGTCCAGTACGCCATCAAGGACGGCGATATCTACGTGCTCGAAGTCAATCCGCGCGCCTCGCGCACGGTGCCCTTCGTCGCCAAGGTCATCGGCGAGCCGATCGCCAAGATCGCCGCCCGCGTCATGGCCGGCGAGGCGCTCGCCGGCTTCGGCCTGAAGCCCGCCAGGCTCGGCCATGTCGGCGTCAAGGAGGCGGTCTTCCCCTTCGCCCGCTTCCCCGGCGTCGACGTCCTGCTCGGGCCGGAAATGCGCTCGACCGGCGAAGTCATCGGCCTCGACCGCTCCTTCGACACCGCCTTCGCCAAGAGCCAGCTCGGCGCCGGCTCGAAGGTGCCTGTCAAGGGCACGGTCTTCGTCTCGGTGCGCGACGAGGACAAGCCGCGCATCGTGCCGGCCGTCCGCATCCTCGCCGATCTCGGCTTCCGCATCCTGGCGACCGGCGGCACGCTGCGCCACCTTCAGGAGGAGGGCATCTCGGCCTCCAAGATCAACAAGGTCCTGGAAGGCCGCCCGCATGTCGTCGATGCGCTGAAGAACAGCGAGATCCAGCTCGTCTTCAACACCACCGAGGGGCCGCAGGCCCTGGCGGACTCCCGTGCGCTCCGGCGCACGGCCCTCTTGCACAAGGTGCCCTATTATACCACCTTGGCGGGAGCGATCGCGGCGGCGGAGGGCATCAAGGCCTATTGCAGCGGCGATCTCGAAGTACGATCCTTGCAGTCGTATTTCGAACGCGCGGCCTGA